In a single window of the Bactrocera dorsalis isolate Fly_Bdor chromosome 2, ASM2337382v1, whole genome shotgun sequence genome:
- the LOC105224601 gene encoding ruvB-like helicase 1: protein MKIEEVKSTVRTQRIAAHSHVKGLGLDESGVPLPIGAGLVGQKAAREAAGIAVDLIKSKKMAGRALLLAGPPGTGKTAIALAIAQELGNKVPFCPMVGSEVFSSEIKKTEVLMENFRRSIGLRIRETKEVYEGEVTELTPVETENPMGGYGKTISNVVIGLKTAKGTKQLKLDPSIFESLQKEKVEVGDVIYIEANSGAVKRQGRSDTFATEFDLETEEYVPLPKGDVHKKKEVIQDVTLHDLDVANARPQGGQDVLSMMGQLMKPKKTEITDKLRMEINKVVNKYIDQGIAELVPGVLFIDEIHMLDLETFTYLHKSLESPIAPIVIFATNRGRCVIRGTTDIVSPHGIPLDLLDRLLIIRTLPYSSSEMEQIIKLRAQTEGLQLEDTAFSRLSEIGSTSTLRYAVQLLTPAHQMTKVNGRTQITKEDIDDVHSLFLDAKRSSKHLSEKNNKYML from the exons ATGAAGATCGAAGAAGTAAAAAGTACTGTGCGAACACAGCGTATTGCGGCGCATAGCCACGTGAAGGGTCTCGGTCTCGATGAGAGTGGCGTGCCACTACCAATCGGAGCAGGGTTGGTAGGCCAAAAGGCTGCACGCGAAGCCGCTGGCATCGCAGTGGATCTTATAAAGTCAAAGAAAATGGCAGGACGTGCATTGTTGTTAGCTGGCCCGCCGGGCACTGGCAAAACAGCAATAGCACTTGCCATAGCACAAGAATTGGGTAATAAGGTGCCCTTCTGCCCCATGGTCGGTTCTGAAGTTTTCAGTAGCGAAATCAAGAAAACAGAAGTTTTAATGGAGAACTTTCGTCGTTCAATTGGACTACGCATACGTGAGACTAAAGAAGTGTATGAGGGCGAAGTAACTGAGTTGACACCAGTCGAGACGGAAAATCCAATGGGTGGTTATGGCAAAACTATTAGCAACGTAGTAATCGGTTTAAAAACAGCTAAGggtacaaaacaattaaaattggaTCCCAGCATTTTCGAATCGCTGCAAAAGGAAAAGGTAGAAGTCGGTGATGTTATTTATATCGAAGCGAATAGTGGTGCTGTAAAACGTCAGGGTCGAAGTGACACCTTTGCCACCGAATTCGATTTGGAAACCGAAGAATATGTGCCCTTACCAAAAGGCGATGTACACAAAAAGAAGGAAGTGATACAGGATGTCACTTTACATGATTTGGACGTGGCGAACGCGCGTCCACAGGGTGGACAGGATGTACTTTCAATGATGGGGCAATTGATGAAGCCGAAGAAAACTGAAATCACAG ATAAGTTGAGAATGGAGATCAACAAAGTTGTTAACAAATACATAGATCAGGGCATCGCTGAACTTGTGCCGGGTGTGCTTTTTATTGATGAAATACACATGCTTGACTTGGAAACATTTACGTATTTGCATAAGTCACTCGAATCGCCTATTGCACCAATTGTCATCTTTGCAACAAACCGTGGACGCTGTGTCATTCG TGGCACCACAGATATTGTATCACCACATGGCATACCTTTAGATTTGCTGGACCGTTTGCTAATCATACGCACATTACCATACTCATCCTCGGAAATggaacaaattattaaattgcgCGCGCAAACTGAGGGCCTACAGCTGGAAGATACTGCGTTTAGTCGTCTCAGCGAAATCGGCAGTACATCTACCTTACGTTATGCGGTGCAATTGCTAACACCGGCACACCAGATGACCAAAGTGAATGGACGCACGCAAATTACAAAGGAGGATATTGACGATGTACACTCATTATTCCTGGATGCGAAACGCTCTTCAAAACATTTGTCAGAGAAGAACAACAAATATATGTTGTAA
- the LOC105224599 gene encoding glycine dehydrogenase (decarboxylating), mitochondrial has protein sequence MQHLNRIPTRQLVALTQSTHKSWQLPRVLYQTRCLATVPVGEVLFPSKSDFPSRHIGPRKTDVVAMLDTLGFKSLEELTEKAVPKRIQLKRDLNLEKPLNEHELVRHIREIAKRNEIWRSYIGMGYHNCHVPHTIVRNVFENPGWFTQYTPYQPEIAQGRLESLLNYQTLVAELTGLDVANASLLDEGTAAAEAMSLCTRHNKRKKIYLSNKLHPQTLSVVQTRAEALEFVTEIGPVENADLEGREISGILLQYPDTFGDVKDIEDIAEKARKNGTLTVVATDLLALTLLRPPAEFGADIAIGTSQRLGVPLGYGGPHAGFFACKQSLVRLMPGRMIGVTRDMDGNDAYRLALQTREQHIRRDKATSNICTAQALLANMSAMYAIYHGPEGLKEIANRIHHFTLALQTGLREAGHQINNKHFFDTLHVTPSESLSIDEIKKRAEQKRINFRYFPDGSLGVALDETVGPQDVNDLLWVFKCKSLDEILATQDILTNSIERSKFLRTSPFLQHPIFSSHHSESRMVRYMKRLENKDISLVHSMIPLGSCTMKLNSTTEMIPCSFRHFTDIHPFAPVEQAKGYHQMFSELEKDLCEITGYDKISFQPNSGAQGEYAGLRAIRRYHEHRNESHRNVCLIPISAHGTNPASAQMAGMKVEPIRILSDGSIDMAHLRDKAAEHNNDLSCLMITYPSTMGVFEETVADICDLIHKHGGQVYLDGANMNAQVGLCRPGDYGSDVSHLNLHKTFCIPHGGGGPGMGPIGVKAHLAPYLPGHPVISPLECEQESFGVVSAAPFGSSAILPISWSYIKLMGSRGLKRATQVAILNANYMSKRLENHYKTLYKSSKSQLVAHEFILDLRDLKKSANIEAVDIAKRLMDYGFHAPTMSWPVAGTLMIEPTESEDKEELDRFCDAMISIREEITEIEEGRMDKVVNPLKMAPHTQAQVISDKWNRPYTRELAAFPALFVKPDSKIWPTVGRIDDAYGDKHLVCTCPPILPDL, from the exons atgCAACATTTAAACCGCATACCAACGCGCCAACTGGTCGCGCTCACGCAGTCAACGCATAAATCTTGGCAGCTGCCACGTGTGCTCTACCAAACACGTTGCTTAGCCACCGTGCCTGTGGGTGAAGTGTTGTTTCCCTCGAAATCTGACTTCCCCAGCCGTCATATTGGACCGCGTAAAACCGATGTGGTCGCCATGTTGGATACGCTGGGCTTTAAATCCTTGGAGGAGCTAACGGAAAAGGCTGTACCGAAGCGCATACAATTGAAGCGTGATCTCAACTTGGAAAAGCCTTTAA ACGAACATGAGCTCGTGCGCCATATACGTGAAATCGCGAAGCGCAATGAGATTTGGCGTTCCTACATCGGTATGGGTTACCACAACTGTCATGTGCCCCATACGATTGTCCGCaatgtttttgaaaatcctGGATGGTTTACACAATACACGCCCTATCAGCCAGAAATTGCCCAAGGACGCCTTGAATCGCTGCTTAACTATCAAACTTTGGTTGCCGAGTTGACAGGTTTGGATGTGGCGAATGCATCGCTATTGGACGAGGGTACTGCCGCCGCCGAGGCCATGAGCTTGTGCACGAG ACACAACAAGCGCAAGAAGATCTACCTGTCAAACAAGTTGCATCCACAAACTTTATCTGTGGTGCAGACACGCGCTGAAGCTTTGGAGTTTGTGACAGAAATTGGACCGGTCGAGAACGCTGATTTGGAGGGACGTGAAATATCAGGCATCCTGTTGCAGTACCCCGATACTTTTGGTGATGTTAAGGATATTGAGGATATTGCAGAGAAAGCGCGTAAAAATGGC ACTCTAACTGTGGTCGCCACTGATCTGCTTGCGTTAACACTACTCCGTCCACCCGCTGAATTCGGCGCCGACATTGCTATCGGTACATCGCAACGTTTGGGCGTGCCGCTGGGTTATGGCGGTCCCCATGCTGGCTTCTTTGCCTGCAAGCAGAGTTTGGTGCGTCTAATGCCGGGCCGCATGATTGGCGTTACGCGTGATATGGATGGCAACGATGCCTACCGCTTGGCATTGCAGACACGTGAGCAGCATATACGTCGTGACAAGGCCACCAGCAACATTTGCACCGCGCAGGCTCTGCTCGCCAATATGTCTGCTATGTACGCCATATACCACGGTCCCGAGGGGCTGAAAGAAATAGCTAATCGTATACACCACTTTACGCTGGCGCTGCAAACGGGTCTGCGCGAAGCAGGCcatcaaataaataacaaacacTTCTTTGATACACTGCATGTCACACCGTCGGAAAGCTTGTCGATTGATGAGATCAAAAAGCGCGCCGAGCAGAAACGCATTAACTTCCGCTACTTCCCTGACGGCAGTCTAGGTGTAGCACTAGATGAAACTGTGGGTCCGCAAGACGTTAATGATCTGTTGTGGGTCTTTAAGTGCAAGTCGTTGGATGAAATACTAGCCACACAAGATATACTCACAAACTCTATCGAGCGCTCCAAGTTTTTGCGCACATCTCCGTTCTTGCAGCACCCGATATTTAGCTCACACCACAGCGAATCCCGCATGGTTCGTTACATGAAACGTTTGGAGAATAAAGACATTTCTCTCGTACATTCCATGATACCACTCGGCTCCTGCACCATGAAGCTTAATTCCACTACCGAGATGATTCCATGTTCCTTCCGTCACTTCACTGATATACATCCGTTTGCGCCCGTCGAACAAGCAAAGGGTTATCATCAAATGTTCAGCGAACTCGAAAAGGATCTCTGTGAAATTACCGGTTATGATAAGATTTCTTTTCAACCAAACTCTGGCGCTCAGGGAGAATATGCTGGTCTACGCGCTATACGCAGATATCACGAACACCGCAATGAGAGCCATCGCAATGTCTGCTTAATTCCCATCTCGGCCCATGGTACTAATCCCGCGTCTGCACAAATGGCTGGCATGAAAGTCGAACCTATACGTATTCTCTCCGACGGCAGCATCGATATGGCACATTTACGCGACAAAGCGGCAGAGCACAATAACGATTTGTCGTGTCTGATGATCACCTATCCATCCACAATGGGTGTATTTGAGGAGACTGTTGCTGATATATGCGATCTGATCCACAAACATGGTGGACAAGTATACTTGGACGGCGCTAATATGAATGCACAGGTGGGTCTATGTCGTCCCGGCGATTATGGCAGTGATGTCTCTCACTTGAATCTACACAAGACTTTCTGCATACCACATGGTGGTGGCGGCCCTGGTATGGGTCCTATTGGCGTCAAAGCACACTTGGCACCCTATTTGCCAGGTCACCCTGTGATTAGTCCTCTAGAATGTGAGCAGGAAAGTTTTGGTGTAGTTTCGGCAGCACCATTTGGCTCCTCTGCAATTCTGCCAATTTCCTGGTCTTACATCAAGCTTATGGGTAGCCGTGGACTTAAACGTGCAACCCAAGTTGCCATTCTTAATGCGAACTACATGTCTAAGCGTTTGGAAAATCACTATAAAACCTTGTATAAGTCATCGAAGAGTCAACTTGTGGCACACGAGTTTATTCTCGATTTGCGCGATCTAAAGAAGTCGGCCAATATTGAGGCGGTAGACATTGCGAAACGTTTAATGGACTATGGGTTCCATGCGCCCACTATGTCTTGGCCTGTGGCAGGCACTTTAATGATTGAACCGACAGAGTCTGAGGACAAAGAAGAGTTGGATCGCTTCTGTGATGCGATGATTTCAATACGTGAGGAGATTACCGAGATCGAAGAGGGACGCATGGACAAAGTCGTGAATCCATTGAAAATGGCaccacacacacaagcacaggTCATCTCGGACAAATGGAACAGACCATATACCCGCGAACTGGCTGCCTTCCCAGCG TTATTTGTTAAGCCCGATTCAAAGATTTGGCCCACTGTTGGAAGAATTGATGATGCCTATGGCGATAAGCATTTGGTTTGTACTTGTCCGCCCATCCTACCCGACCTGTAA